TTCAATTTACACAACAGCACAAAGAGGATCCAACATAAAATCTATCTGACACATTGATAGATACTGAGATAATGAGTTTAAGCAGGAAGAAGTGACTAAAAGGCTTGTTTACTTGTTCTGTTCTTTCAAAACCATCATTCCGATTCAAAATGTTTGAGCAAATGCTGATATCTTATTTTAGTGTTGCCTATTTCAGTATTCGCTATTTCAGGTTTTTAGGAACTACAGggctaatttttgattactgcaactaaactaaaactccTCCGAAGGCGAACTGAATTTTTAGTTATTCAATTTATAGCTAAATTCAAGATTCTCAGATAGCAATGCACTAATGTATAAAAATATGCCTAAGTCAGTGAGTGCAGGAGTAACAATGCGTCTAAATGGCTGTACAAATCTCAATTTTTTGGCACCTTTGACATCTTGCCTATTTTCGAACTACGATTTGGACCTTATGGTTTGCGAAAAAACGAGAGCACGTGGGTATTAGGTTTCCATTGAGGAaactttttctttcaattttttctctCTCGTTTACAGATCATTTAGTTCGGATCGTCGTGGTGAGAGGTTCTCTATTTTGCACATATTCTGCCATTTAAGTGTCTTTCAAAGTTCTTTTAGGGACAATGTCCGATACATCTTCGGGGTTGAAAATTTCTCATTCTttgatgatattttttgttattgtcTGTACAATTTTTCTGCCAGCAATTCTAGCAATTTGGTTGCTATCACTATCTATCAGAACCCATTATGGTGAGTATTCCATATTTTTCCTGAACTTGAGTTTTTGGTTGGCCATCAAACAACAAATCATTAAGATCTCATTTAAAATCTTGGTAGTGTAGTCCAATACGGTATCTCTGTATCTAGCAATTCTCTGATCAGGTAAATTTAGTCTATATAGACTACAAATATATTTAATCCTGAAATCCTACTTTGTCTATAGTCTGGTATTTGAATCACACCTTCTGATTCAGTAATAATTTCATAATACACTAATAATGTTTCCTAACCTAAGTTCTGCGGTAGGTATTGTTAGTGTACTATTGCATGTGACTCGATTTTTCATGAGTGAGTTGTAGTCTACAATTATCATTTTAAGGACTGAAATTCATGATGATCACATGATTTTATTGTTCAGGTGGGATAAATGTTGTCACACCAATGAGATGGTTGCTTTGCACAGGTTTACCAATATTACTCGCAATTCGGGGTTTACACAAACACAGCTTATCACTTTCTGGTGCTATTGCAGGTAGATATTGTTATTCTGCTGTTCTATTTCATCCAAATCTTTTAGGCGTTAGACTCGCGTATTGTGTAGAATGCATAAATTCAAGATGAATGGCGAGctaaaaattggattttttttgaacttcatcatatttttttactCAATATATCAGAGTTGGCTAAAAGTCACTCAACTCCAAGTCAATTATTTGGTTATTATAATCGGAGTTGGGAGTTAGTTGAGTACTAGCATTCCATTGAGATGATTTGAGTCTCTGATGAATGGGTACTCAGGTCCAACTTGAGTTGAAACAATGACTCAAAGCTCTCCCAGCACTgctaaatattaaattcattttgttttgctgCAACACAGCTTTATTTGTTGGTTTCACACTGACGATTGCAAACTATTGTTTTATGACTTCAATGATTGTGTTCTTCTTGACTTCATCAAAGTTGACAAAATTCAAGGCAGATAAAAAGAGAGTGCAGGAGGAAGATTATAAAGTTGGTATGAGTTGAAAATTACAGTAGTCACTGGTTCAGTGTTATGCAAATGAGTTACAATATTGTATAATTAGTATTCCTGGTGTTGATACTTGATATCCTCATCGGGCCatataaatagaatatttcGATATCACATCTGCATCCAAAAAACAGCATTTTCTATTCATACTCTCTAATCGTCATCACAAATTCACACCTATCTGTATAGGGAGATCATTAAAACTGAACGTGTGTTTCAGAATTGGTATTTCCAGAAAACGCAACCCTATGAGTTTGAAATCGGTAAACAATGAATTGAATTTCCAGACAAGCCCCTTGAAATGACTACTGCATTATTTTTATCTtggttaaattttttatttaaaaaagtcaaagcaattataattaatgaaacaataataatatatatacttgtgATTTGGAATCAATGATAGTCATATTCTTTTTGCTGTATGTAGTATGGGTAAATTCCtaaaacaatatgttttttcTCTCACTAAACTAGCCTTTTTTTATCTCTTTATGTATTCACAGGAGGGTCACGAAATTGGATTCAGGTTCTTTGCAATGGTGGGTTTCCATCAGCTATGGCAATTCTTTACATGATGGATTATGGGATTGGTGAATCACCTATAAAATTCAGCGAACATGGATTCTATGTCAGGTCACAACTTAATCCTTTTCCCCTAACATTCGATTGCTTTGTTTAGCAATATGAGAATCCTATATCCtaaacataaaattttaaagatcagacaaaaataaaagcaatatgatttgaactgttttttttatttagccTTTCTGCTGTTGTAAATAATCTGTGCTCACTATTTCTGAATCATGGTACCAGGAAACGTTTTAATTCTCAATTTCAATGTATGTGTCATCAATCTTCATTCCTATTAAGATTACTGTAATTTTGCTAGGGGTATTGATAGAACACCATGGGCACTCAACTTCATGCGAGTGTTAGGATACTacatttttagttttaatatctACACAAAATCATTTGATAACATTTTGCtacttttgaaatatatattttagaatttaaaaGTTGTAGAATAAATCATTAATGTGTTAATGTTTAAATTCCCATCTTTAATTTCAGTTCATGGCTTTCAGTCGCTGTGCTCGGCAGCATTTCTTGTGCGTGTGGTGATACCTGGGCATCAGAAGTCGGTTCTGTTATGGGTAATGGAAGTACAATTCTAGTAACTACGTGGAAGAAAGTTCCTCCAGGTCAATATagatataatatttgaatactgTACTTGAAAATGGTTATTAATAAAGTGTTGTTTTAATATATGGCTGTGGTTCAATCACCTAGGGCTAGTAGTTCCAACCTTTTTAGTGGCATGGGGGCCTTTGCCCGAATATGCATGTGCAAAACTATAAATAAGCCAGTTTATTAACCCAATAAGAACAGATGGTGTCTGCTAAAAACATTGATTTTCATCGAACTGCAATCTCAATAACAAGCAATGACAAAAATCCTGCACTCcataaaattacaaattgaatAATCCATTGTCGTAAATGAACCTGTTCCTTCATATGAATAAAATCTTCTGTTGTCCTGCAGCCAGACTTTGTCCATGGTTGTCTTTCATTTTGTTGAGCCCTGGAGGTCAGTGGGCAGTCAGTGAGGTGGTTAGAAAAGCTTTGACCCACCAAGTCTTGACTAATATCTTATTCTCAACTAAATTTTGTCCGGTTTTATTGCTCATTCAATTTATTACGATAATTTGATTCTAATATTTATCAAGGTACAAATGGAGGAATAACATCAGTTGGTACAGTAGCAAGTGCCTTCGGTGGCCTGATAATTGGAATCACATATTATCTAACAATGTACTTGACATGCCCTGTCGAAAGGTAATGATGTTTTCCAATGATATTTAGTGAATTTTTGTTGTATCCTACCCtaagatattgtttttattatttgtgaATGTGATGTTAAAATCTGATGTCCATTTTATTAGAAACTACAAGTTTTAAAATGCTTCATCTGCATGTGAAATATACCATTTGGAGTTCAGTCAGATAAACAATTCTTTTATTTTCAGCGATGTAAGAAAGTTATTGCATGATAAATGgtacttaatatttttattccatttttagCCAACAATGGCCCATAATATTCACTGGGATGATATCAGGATTGTTTGGTTCATTTATTGATTCATTATTCGGTGCAACACTGCAGTATTCAGGTAGGTTTTACACTCTTGTTTCCGGGAAAAGGGAATCTTCGATAGGTTAAATTTGAGCTCCCAACTACCTCACACCTAATATATTAGCGGcatcttatttttatttcaaattcttcaTGCTTCACTACAGCAtctgtcatatttttcattagGTTTCAATGACATCACAAAAAAGATATCGAATTCTCCAGGGCAAGACGTCAGATGGATTAGTGGGGTTAATATTATGGACAATCATGCTGTTAATGCCATAACTTGCTTCATTTCTGGCTTTACTGCGCCTGTTATATTTAGGATCATCTGTCTGGTGTTAACATGACAAGGTTAATAATATTGTGCGATCTACGAATTTTATGATGTATTGGCCATCCATTGCACAGATAAGCACTAGTGATTGATGCCTCTACAAGTGAGAATTTTGTGAATTGCGACTGCTATTATATTTCTCAGGTCCATCCGACTGTACTATCAAATTAAGTTGATTTACATCTCAAACATCAATAATGTGATTTAAATTATATTGCACACTTTATTCATGTACTCAACCgttaaaatttgtaaatccaTGACATTTGTAACAAGGTATCCGAATAATTGCTTAAAAAATGATAGGAATTGTTATTGAGCAATGCCGTTAAAACCGTTGAATCgttaaaatttgtaaatccaTGACATTTGTTCCTGTAAGACCAGTTTTTAACAAGGTATCCGAATAATTGCTTAAAAAATGATAGGAATTGTTATTGAGCAATGCTTTTTCTGCTTGTGCTAAATCAGATGGGTCTGTGATAAAGTTAGAACTGCTATCAACAAAGGCTCCAGCAGAATCTGTAGGTCCATCCTGGCCATCTGTTCCACCAGAAAGAAAACAGAGATTGTAATCAATGTTT
This is a stretch of genomic DNA from Styela clava chromosome 2, kaStyClav1.hap1.2, whole genome shotgun sequence. It encodes these proteins:
- the LOC120336692 gene encoding transmembrane protein 19-like translates to MSDTSSGLKISHSLMIFFVIVCTIFLPAILAIWLLSLSIRTHYGGINVVTPMRWLLCTGLPILLAIRGLHKHSLSLSGAIAALFVGFTLTIANYCFMTSMIVFFLTSSKLTKFKADKKRVQEEDYKVGGSRNWIQVLCNGGFPSAMAILYMMDYGIGESPIKFSEHGFYVSSWLSVAVLGSISCACGDTWASEVGSVMGNGSTILVTTWKKVPPGTNGGITSVGTVASAFGGLIIGITYYLTMYLTCPVESQQWPIIFTGMISGLFGSFIDSLFGATLQYSGFNDITKKISNSPGQDVRWISGVNIMDNHAVNAITCFISGFTAPVIFRIICLVLT